The Mycobacterium sp. EPa45 genomic interval GATCCCGCACACCCAGAACGCCTCCGCATCGAAGCCATGGTGGAGCAACTCGACAGCTACAACGGCCAGCACGAACAGATTTGGCGGGAACTCAAGGCCACGCTGGAAGCAGAATATCTCCCCGACATCAACGACCAAGTACGTCGCCGATTCCGCGGTGCCCTCCCCCACACCGATGACCCCATCGCCTACCACCACACCTTTCGGCAGATGTGCACACTCCTGTCCCGGCCCCACGAGGTAATCGGAAAGCTTGCCTTAGCCCCGATACGCACCATCAACACTATCGACGGGACGAACTAGCCCTTGCATGTCCTTGACTGGTGCGGGATCGCCAGGGCTAGCCAAACCTGTTGGAGGAAACAGGCTTTCGAACACGGATGAGAGATTGCTGGCGAAGGCAATAATGACCTCTGCCGTCCGTCTTGACCAGACCTGTCGTCCGCACGCCGCGACGCATTGCGCCCCGAGGCTGGCTACCGAGTGGTCAACGGCCCCAAGCGCGGCCTCGCCCGCGGGGGCTAGGACGGATCATCGTCGGCGGCATCGCCGACTCGTCGGGCCCATGTCGCCACGAACTGGAAGCTGTCTTGACGGGCCTCCCGGTAGTCGAATTCAACGTGGTCTCCGGCGGCGAACTCTCGGAAGCCCGTTTGTCCTGTGATGTCAGCGAATGAAATGAACGCGTCCAGGACGGGCGGTAACTCAGGCGATGATATTGCGCCCCAACCCTTGTCGGACTTGTAGAACTTGATGGTTCCAAGCGCCATCCTCGCGTCTGCTCGATCATCTTCGGTCAACTGAGTGCCCAGCGTCGCTCGAACCTGGGACAACCGGCCAGCCCATGACAGTCGCCGCGCAACCGCCACTGACGATGGCATTTCTGCATGCGGGGGATGGTAACGCGATTGAGACCGGGCAACTGCCAAGTCAACGATGCGCAGAAACGATGTGCAGAAAGGTCGGGCAACCAAGCCGTGAGCCGCCAAGATTCCGGCATACTTTCCCTATGCCGAGAGCGCGAGCCGTGTCGATTCGAGTTATCAGCTGGCTGCTGTTTGCCGCTGTATTCGGCTTAACACCATTGGCGATCGATGCATTCAGACACAGCCTTGAAGGCAAAGGCTTCGGCCTGGACACAACGCTGGGAGCCGGCGAGCTGTTCATCACAAGCGCAGTTCTCGGCGCTGGACTTTTCGCCGAGGTACTCACCGCAGCACTCGAGGATGGAAAGCGCCCAGTGAGCTCCGTTCGGGCCATCCTTCTCGTCGTTAGCGCCGGGCTCGCCGCAATCACGCTCGCACTCAACACCGCTGGCTACGTAAGTGTTTCAGCACAAACTCCCGCTAGCCAAGTAAGCAGCTCCTCAGTCTGGCTGTTCTGCACGACGGTCGTCACAGGCCTCGCCACCGTCACCATCGCAACACGCCCATGAATCCGTTCGAACCGCTCGTCGTCGGTGGTGTGGTCGTCGCAGCTCTCTCTGTCGTGAGCGTTGTTGTCTACTACGTATGGAGCCGCCCCCCTTCAGCCACCAGCGGACCTACCGGCCACGCCCCCGCGACCGCAGAGCCCTCATCATCGGATATCGCGACAGATGACCAATCGCGAGACTTTCCACCGGCCGGCAGCACCGCTTCACCTGCTCCTGGCCGCAACGCGCCCAGCCGAGCCGACTCGACCTGGTCACGGCCAACGGTCACCCGCCCAAACCGCGCCGCGACTGCAGTCGCCACATTTTTCAAACTGCTCCGCACTCGGTGGATCGCGATTTGTGTACCAATTCTCCTCTGCGGCATGGGAGCCTTCGCCATCACTTGGCTGACGACCCCCCTGTACCTGGCCTCAGCCACCCTTTTAATGCCCGCTTCACCGGAAGGCGCGTCGGGCACCGCCGGCCAGGACAACCGATTCGAAGCAGAGCGCACCGCCTCCTATGCGCAGCTTCTGAGAGGGACGACCGTCGCGCAGAGAACCATCGACAGACTGCATCTCTCCATGAGCCCGGACGACCTCTTAACAAACGTCAAGGTGAACGTTCGACCCGACACCCTGCTCGTTGACGTAGAAGTCTTAGACCCGACGCCAACTCAAGCGCGCGACATCGCCAACACATTATCGGACGAGTTCGTGGCGGCGATACACCTACTCGAACCAGGGAATAGCGCCGGAAGCAATGTCACCATCATCCAAAGTGCATCAGCGCCCACTCATCCGGTGATACCGAGAATCGCAGAGAATATCGCAACCGGGCTTGGCGTGGGGCTGGCTCTAGGACTTGCACTCGCACTTCTCCGCAACGCACTCGACACCGCCGTCAAAGATCGGCAGACTCTCGAAAGCATCACCGGTGTCGGGGTATTCGCCAGCATTCCGATCGACAAGCGCCGCCGTCAGGCTGCCGCGATCTCCTTTGAGACTGAGCGGTCGGAATCTGCCGAGGCATATCGCAAGCTTCGAACAAACCTGCAATTCCTCGCCATCGAAAACCCGCCCCGCGTAATCACCATCACGAGTGCGACGCCATGCGAAGGAAAGACAACTACCGCCATAAATCTCGCCTTAGTACTGGCGGCAGCCCACTACAAGGTGGCGCTCATCGAGGCCGACATGCGGCGTCCATTCGTGCGGCGATACCTGGGCCTGACCGGAGAAGCCGGATTGAGCACGGTGCTGAGCGGGGCGACGACGTTGAAAGAGTCGCTCCAAACGACCCGCTATCCCGGGTTGACCGTCCTCACTGCAGGAGCTGTCCCACCGAACCCAAGCGAATTGCTCGGCTCTTCACGGATGAACGACCTACTCAGCGAACTGCGTGTGCAGTTCGACTACGTCGTCTTGGACACGCCTCCCCTCCTTGCCGTGACGGACCCAGCGATCGTGGCCGCGAATACCGATGGGGTGCTGATCCTTACAAGGTTCGGCCACACGAAACGTGACCAGCTAACCCATGCAATCTCGTCGCTACATGAGGTTGGTGCGCCGATCCTCGGCGCCATATTTACGATGACCCCGCCGAGTAGTGCCACCACCTACAACTACCCACGCAACAGGACAAGGTCGACGGGTTCGTCTCAAGCCACCCCACAAAGTTCGACTTAGCGCTCGACGCGCAAACCCGTCCGTGAAACCAACGCGGTGGAGCACCACACCCTGTCCCGCAGCAACTTTCGGCTAGCGGGAAGGAGGCACTCGATGACATCCCGCTCCCGCAGTCACGATCCGCAGATCACCGCCATCCTCGAACACTTCGCGCTGGTGAAGCGGGAGGGGAACTTCTCGGGGACAGCCGCACACCAGCTGCGCAACCTGATTCTCCAGGAGTATCGGGACAGACAGGCCCCTCCGCGGCGACCGGACGCAATCCGGCTGATGACCAACCTTCGCGCCTTCCGTGCGTCGAGCGCGACATCGATCGCCAAGACGCATGCCGCCGAGGCGATCTTCCGCATCGTGGACCGCAGCGCCCAGATGTGCGGTGGCCTGGGGGTTTCGGAGGATCTCCCCCTTGCCCGACTCGCACGCGAAGTGCGGCCCTTCCGGATTTACGATGGTCCCTCCGAGGTGCACCGCTGGGCCATCGCCAAGCGCGTCATCGGAGCGGCCAAACGCGCTGCAAGCGAGCAGAAGTGACACTGCTGGGAATGGATAGTGCAGCGCTGCGCGACTATCTCATCGGTGCCAGCATCCTGGTGACGGGTGATCTGCGTGTCGAGTTGATCAGCGGCGGACGGTCGAATCTGACGTTCATGGCCTACGACGACAGTTCTACGTGGGTCGTTCGTCGGCCCCCGACGAGCGGGCTCACCCCGTCAGCGCATGGCAATCCGGCGCCATTACGGAAATGCCAAGTTGATTGAGACGAACGAGACCACGGTCGTCTCAATCAACTTGGCATTTCTGCAGGTGCCAGATGACAACATCATTGAGACCGGACACCTCCTCCTGGCCTTGTGTCGTCCGGTCTCAGTGGAGTTGTCATTTTTCGCAATGAAGTTGTCCTTTTACGGATTGTGGTCGGTTGTCTCAGTGTTGTTGTCATCTCGGTTTGGGGTTTCACAGGCTTAACGTCGTGTCATGGTGATGGTGTGACTATTGATGGGTTTCTCAGGTAGGTAGACGGCGTTGGCCGGCCAGCTGCCCGCGAACGCGACCGAGACCCTCGGCTACCCGCAGGCTCGCACGTCATTTCCGGTCTGACCAGACAAACTCTGCTCCGATCGAGCGACCACTGAAACCCCGGTTGAGTTGACCTCATCCGTCGGTCGACGTGTGCAGGGTTCCGTCGTTGGGTTGAGGGTTTTTACACAGAGTCCTAAATGTCCATTCGTGAATATTCTAGTAGTGTACGATACCCATAGCTTTAGTGTCGTGCGGCTGAGAGGAAGCCCGAGATTGCCCCAACATGATTCAATCTGGGTGAGTTTGCTTGGAGCGCAGACACGCTTCGTGGACGTAGCCGGCATCCGAACCAGGACGATTCAGGCCGGAACGGGTCCGCACCTCATTCTCCTGCACGGGGGAGGTGGTCACGCCGAGGCCTTCGCTCGTAACGTGACGGCGCTGTCGCGTCATTTCCGAGTGCATGCACTCGACCTTTTGGGTCACGGTCTCACCGGTGCGTGTGCGGCAACCCCGGAACGGAAGGACTATGTCGACCACCTTGTCGGGTACATGGATTCCGAAGGCATCGACCAAGCGCACCTGGCGGGTGAGTCGTTAGGAGGGTGGATCGCGGCCTGGACTGCATTGGAACACGCCGAACGTGTCAACCGGTTGATCTACGTATGCGGCGCGCGGTTGATGTTGAAGGTCGGCGACTCTGCCGAGGCCCGTACCGCCGCTGGACGGGCAGAGCTTGCTCGGGTCACCCAGCAATTCCTGGCCGACCCGAGCCCGGCGACGGTGCGTGAGAGAATGGCATGGCTGTTCCACCGGCCCGCGCGCGACCTGACCGATGAATTGGTGGCGCTGCGATGGGCGCTTTACCAGACCGCAGAATCGCGGTCGGCGTTGACAAACGCGACAGCTCCACCCTCAGCGGCCACTGCCGATGACAATCTCACCGCTGAGCGACTGGGCAGCTTGACCACGCCCACTCTGGTGCTGTGGACGAGTCACAACCCCTCGGCTACTGTGGAATTCGGCCAGCAAGCAGCTGCGCTGATTCCCGACGCTGATTTCGCATTGATGGAGGATTGTGGCCACTGGCCGCAATGGGAGCGGCCGGACGAGTTCAACCAGATCCTCACCGATTATCTCAATGGTGACCGCGAATCCAGGAAGCAGCGTTGATGGAGACGATTGGTTCCACGACAGCGTCCGCAGCGACAATAGACTCGTCCGCGTTCTACGACGAGGCGGTGTACCAGCGCGAACTCGAGGTCGTCTTCAAGCGTTCATGGCTTTTCGTCGGCCATGAGTCGATGATTCCCAACCCCGGCGATTTCCGCACAACCTATATGGCCGACGACGCCGTAATCGTTTGCCGGGACAAGGCATCTAATGTTCGTGTGCTGCTGAACAAGTGCCGGCATCGGGGCAATAAAGTCTGTCAGTTCGACAAGGGCAACGCGAACATCTTTCGCTGTAGCTACCACGGCTGGAGTTACGACACCGCTGGACGACTGCGCAGTGTTCCGCTCAGCGACAGCGTCTACGGGCCGCAGTTCGACAAGTCCAGCATGGGTCTGGTGTCTCCGCGGGTGGCTACGCACAAAGGCCTCATCTTTGCGTGCTGGGATGACTCGGCGCCGCCGCTGAGAGAATATCTCGGTGAGGATCTGCTGTGGTACCTCGACAACTTCTTACTCGGTACCGACCCCAAGGGCCTGCAGGTCGTTCCGGGTTTGCATCGCTATCTCATGCCTGTCAACTGGAAGTTGTTGGCCGAGAACTTCGGCGGCGACCAATACCATTTCGCAGCCACTCACGGATCGGTGGCCGCACTATCGAACGCCGGGCAGACGGCCCGCATTGACTTTTCGATCGACAAGGGGCAGCACTACAGTGTGGTCCTCAATGGCTGCGCGCCCCATGGATTGCTGCAGCTCGCAATCGGTGACAATTTCTACCAGGATGATCTCGCCCATGCGG includes:
- a CDS encoding cold-shock protein; its protein translation is MALGTIKFYKSDKGWGAISSPELPPVLDAFISFADITGQTGFREFAAGDHVEFDYREARQDSFQFVATWARRVGDAADDDPS
- a CDS encoding polysaccharide biosynthesis tyrosine autokinase is translated as MGAFAITWLTTPLYLASATLLMPASPEGASGTAGQDNRFEAERTASYAQLLRGTTVAQRTIDRLHLSMSPDDLLTNVKVNVRPDTLLVDVEVLDPTPTQARDIANTLSDEFVAAIHLLEPGNSAGSNVTIIQSASAPTHPVIPRIAENIATGLGVGLALGLALALLRNALDTAVKDRQTLESITGVGVFASIPIDKRRRQAAAISFETERSESAEAYRKLRTNLQFLAIENPPRVITITSATPCEGKTTTAINLALVLAAAHYKVALIEADMRRPFVRRYLGLTGEAGLSTVLSGATTLKESLQTTRYPGLTVLTAGAVPPNPSELLGSSRMNDLLSELRVQFDYVVLDTPPLLAVTDPAIVAANTDGVLILTRFGHTKRDQLTHAISSLHEVGAPILGAIFTMTPPSSATTYNYPRNRTRSTGSSQATPQSST
- a CDS encoding alpha/beta fold hydrolase — translated: MPQHDSIWVSLLGAQTRFVDVAGIRTRTIQAGTGPHLILLHGGGGHAEAFARNVTALSRHFRVHALDLLGHGLTGACAATPERKDYVDHLVGYMDSEGIDQAHLAGESLGGWIAAWTALEHAERVNRLIYVCGARLMLKVGDSAEARTAAGRAELARVTQQFLADPSPATVRERMAWLFHRPARDLTDELVALRWALYQTAESRSALTNATAPPSAATADDNLTAERLGSLTTPTLVLWTSHNPSATVEFGQQAAALIPDADFALMEDCGHWPQWERPDEFNQILTDYLNGDRESRKQR
- a CDS encoding aromatic ring-hydroxylating dioxygenase subunit alpha, whose protein sequence is METIGSTTASAATIDSSAFYDEAVYQRELEVVFKRSWLFVGHESMIPNPGDFRTTYMADDAVIVCRDKASNVRVLLNKCRHRGNKVCQFDKGNANIFRCSYHGWSYDTAGRLRSVPLSDSVYGPQFDKSSMGLVSPRVATHKGLIFACWDDSAPPLREYLGEDLLWYLDNFLLGTDPKGLQVVPGLHRYLMPVNWKLLAENFGGDQYHFAATHGSVAALSNAGQTARIDFSIDKGQHYSVVLNGCAPHGLLQLAIGDNFYQDDLAHAETLGSEVVDWLTERQRRQNERLGTYPVQPYSFHVANIFPNFSMIGMGTAFYGRGFIMWQPRGPRLTEVWEWCLVENSAPRAAKERMVFVLSQRQSAAGLVTPDDHENFERLSDALATGVARDVPFNYSLGEDVEPLDSLITELPGNVRPQISESYQREFYRHWRRAMTEPV